Proteins from a single region of Lelliottia sp. JS-SCA-14:
- a CDS encoding DUF969 domain-containing protein produces the protein MAETLSLWPLIGIAVIVVGFILRFNPVLVVIVAGIVTGVAAHMPIATILEKLGEGFLNTRNLPYILLIPLAVIGLLERHGLKERAQAWIAKIHSATAGRLLIVYLFVREATAAMGLTSLGGHPQMVRPLLAPMAEGAAEKKYGELPGAVRYRLRAMSAATDNVGLFFGEDIFVAFGAIIFMHNFMLESGGIQTEPLHIALWGIPTAICAFIIHATRLWRLDKHLERELAKTAHSQGDAS, from the coding sequence ATGGCAGAGACGCTATCGCTCTGGCCACTCATCGGTATTGCGGTGATCGTGGTCGGGTTTATCTTACGTTTTAATCCGGTGCTGGTGGTCATAGTCGCCGGGATTGTCACCGGCGTGGCGGCGCATATGCCCATCGCCACCATCCTTGAAAAGCTGGGCGAAGGGTTCCTGAATACCCGTAACCTGCCCTATATCCTTCTGATTCCTTTAGCCGTTATCGGCTTGCTCGAACGCCACGGACTGAAAGAGCGCGCCCAGGCGTGGATCGCTAAAATCCACAGCGCGACGGCAGGGCGCTTGCTGATTGTCTATCTCTTCGTGCGCGAGGCCACGGCAGCGATGGGCCTGACCAGTCTCGGCGGGCATCCGCAGATGGTGCGACCGCTGCTGGCACCGATGGCAGAGGGTGCGGCGGAGAAAAAATACGGCGAGCTGCCGGGCGCGGTGCGCTATCGCCTGCGGGCGATGTCGGCGGCGACGGACAACGTCGGGCTGTTCTTCGGCGAGGATATCTTCGTCGCTTTCGGGGCGATTATCTTTATGCATAACTTTATGCTGGAGTCAGGCGGGATTCAGACCGAGCCGCTGCACATTGCCCTGTGGGGGATTCCGACGGCGATCTGTGCCTTCATCATTCACGCCACCCGCCTGTGGCGGCTGGATAAGCATCTTGAGCGCGAGCTGGCGAAAACCGCTCATTCGCAGGGAGATGCATCATGA
- the sdhA gene encoding succinate dehydrogenase flavoprotein subunit, translated as MKLPVREFDAVVIGAGGAGMRAALQISQSGQTCALLSKVFPTRSHTVSAQGGITVALGNTHEDNWEWHMYDTVKGSDYIGDQDAIEYMCKTGPEAILELDHMGLPFSRLEDGTIYQRPFGGQSKNFGGEQAARTAAAADRTGHALLHTLYQQNLKNHTTIFSEWYALDLVKNEDGAVVGCTALCIETGEVVYFKARATVLATGGAGRIYQSTTNAHINTGDGVGMAIRAGVPVQDMEMWQFHPTGIAGAGVLVTEGCRGEGGYLLNKHGERFMERYAPNAKDLAGRDVVARSIMIEIREGRGCDGPWGPHAKLKLDHLGKEVLESRLPGILELSRTFAHVDPVKEPIPVIPTCHYMMGGIPTKVTGQALTVNEQGEDVVIPGLFAVGEIACVSVHGANRLGGNSLLDLVVFGRAVGLHLQESIAEQGDLRDASEANIEASLERLNRWNGNRDGEDPVEIRKALQECMQHNFSVFREGDAMAKGLEQLKAIRERLKNARLDDTSSEFNTQRVECLELDNLMETAYATAVSANFRTESRGAHSRFDFPDRDDENWLCHSLYLPESESMTRRSVNMEPKLRPAFPPKIRTY; from the coding sequence ATGAAACTGCCAGTCAGAGAATTTGATGCTGTTGTGATTGGTGCCGGTGGCGCAGGTATGCGCGCGGCGCTGCAAATTTCCCAGAGCGGCCAGACCTGTGCGCTGCTCTCTAAAGTCTTCCCGACCCGTTCCCATACCGTATCAGCCCAGGGTGGTATCACCGTGGCGCTCGGTAATACCCATGAAGATAACTGGGAATGGCATATGTATGACACGGTAAAAGGTTCCGATTATATCGGTGACCAGGACGCCATCGAATATATGTGTAAGACCGGCCCGGAAGCGATTCTGGAGCTGGACCACATGGGCCTGCCGTTCTCCCGCCTGGAAGATGGCACCATTTATCAGCGTCCGTTTGGCGGCCAGTCGAAAAACTTCGGCGGCGAGCAGGCGGCACGTACTGCGGCAGCGGCTGACCGTACCGGTCACGCACTGCTGCACACCCTGTATCAGCAGAACCTGAAAAACCACACCACTATTTTCTCCGAGTGGTATGCGCTGGATCTGGTGAAAAATGAAGATGGCGCAGTGGTCGGGTGTACCGCTCTGTGCATCGAAACCGGTGAAGTGGTTTACTTCAAAGCCCGCGCGACCGTGCTGGCGACCGGCGGCGCAGGCCGTATTTATCAGTCCACCACCAACGCCCACATCAACACCGGCGACGGCGTAGGTATGGCGATCCGCGCGGGCGTGCCTGTGCAGGATATGGAAATGTGGCAGTTCCACCCGACCGGCATCGCCGGTGCTGGCGTTCTGGTGACAGAAGGCTGCCGTGGTGAAGGTGGTTACCTGCTGAACAAACACGGCGAGCGCTTCATGGAGCGTTATGCCCCGAATGCGAAAGACCTGGCGGGTCGTGACGTGGTGGCGCGTTCCATCATGATCGAAATCCGTGAAGGTCGCGGCTGCGATGGTCCGTGGGGCCCGCACGCGAAACTGAAACTGGATCACCTGGGTAAAGAAGTTCTGGAATCCCGTCTGCCGGGCATCCTGGAGCTGTCGCGCACCTTCGCGCACGTTGACCCGGTAAAAGAGCCAATTCCGGTTATCCCAACCTGCCACTATATGATGGGCGGTATTCCGACCAAAGTGACCGGTCAGGCGCTGACCGTGAACGAGCAGGGCGAAGACGTGGTGATTCCTGGCCTGTTCGCCGTCGGCGAAATCGCCTGCGTATCGGTCCACGGTGCGAACCGTCTGGGCGGCAACTCGCTGCTCGACCTGGTGGTGTTTGGTCGTGCGGTTGGCCTGCATCTGCAGGAATCTATCGCCGAGCAGGGCGACCTGCGCGATGCCTCCGAGGCTAACATTGAAGCTTCCCTTGAGCGTCTTAACCGCTGGAACGGCAACCGCGACGGCGAAGATCCGGTGGAAATTCGCAAAGCGCTGCAAGAGTGTATGCAGCACAACTTCTCGGTCTTCCGCGAAGGCGATGCGATGGCCAAAGGGCTTGAGCAGCTGAAAGCGATCCGCGAGCGCCTCAAAAACGCCCGTCTGGACGATACTTCCAGCGAGTTCAACACCCAGCGCGTCGAGTGCCTGGAGCTGGATAACCTGATGGAAACCGCCTATGCAACGGCCGTCTCCGCAAACTTCCGTACCGAAAGCCGTGGCGCCCATAGCCGCTTCGACTTCCCGGATCGTGACGATGAAAACTGGCTGTGCCATTCCCTGTATCTGCCAGAGTCGGAATCAATGACGCGTCGTAGCGTCAACATGGAGCCGAAACTGCGTCCGGCGTTCCCGCCGAAGATTCGTACCTATTAA
- a CDS encoding succinate dehydrogenase iron-sulfur subunit, producing MKLEFSVYRYNPDVDDAPHMQDYTLEAEEGRDMMLLDALMQLKEKDPTLSFRRSCREGVCGSDGVNMNGKNGLACITPISALQRAGQKIVIRPLPGLPVVRDLVVDMGQFYAQYEKIKPYLLNNGQNPPAREHLQSPEQREKLDGLYECILCACCSTSCPSFWWNPDKFIGPAGLLAAYRFLIDSRDTETDSRLEGLSDAFSVFRCHSIMNCVSVCPKGLNPTRAIGHIKSMLLQRSA from the coding sequence ATGAAACTCGAATTCTCAGTTTATCGTTATAACCCGGATGTTGATGACGCTCCGCATATGCAGGATTACACCCTGGAAGCGGAAGAAGGTCGCGACATGATGCTGCTTGATGCCTTAATGCAGCTGAAAGAAAAAGACCCGACACTGTCGTTCCGTCGCTCCTGCCGTGAAGGGGTCTGTGGCTCCGACGGCGTGAACATGAACGGCAAAAATGGCCTGGCCTGTATCACCCCGATTTCGGCGTTGCAGCGTGCGGGGCAGAAAATTGTGATCCGTCCTCTGCCTGGCCTGCCGGTCGTTCGCGATTTGGTGGTGGACATGGGGCAATTCTATGCACAATATGAGAAGATTAAGCCTTACTTGTTGAATAATGGGCAAAATCCACCCGCTCGCGAGCATTTACAGTCGCCAGAGCAGCGTGAAAAACTCGATGGTCTGTATGAGTGTATTCTCTGTGCATGCTGTTCGACCTCTTGCCCGTCGTTCTGGTGGAACCCGGACAAGTTTATCGGCCCGGCTGGCCTGCTGGCCGCGTATCGCTTCCTGATTGACAGCCGCGATACCGAAACCGACAGCCGTCTCGAAGGGTTGAGTGATGCTTTCAGCGTATTCCGCTGCCATAGCATCATGAACTGCGTCAGTGTATGTCCTAAGGGGCTGAACCCGACGCGCGCCATCGGCCATATTAAGTCGATGCTGTTGCAGCGCAGTGCTTAA
- the sdhD gene encoding succinate dehydrogenase membrane anchor subunit, with protein MVSNASALGRNGVHDFILVRATAIVLTLYIIYMIGFFATSGELTWEIWSGFFGSAFTKVFTLLALFSILIHAWIGMWQVLTDYVKPLAIRLPLQLLIVVALVVYVIYGFVVVWGV; from the coding sequence ATGGTAAGCAACGCCTCCGCATTAGGACGCAACGGCGTACATGACTTCATTCTGGTCCGCGCTACCGCCATCGTCCTCACGCTTTACATCATCTACATGATCGGTTTCTTCGCGACCAGCGGCGAGCTGACGTGGGAGATCTGGAGCGGGTTCTTCGGATCTGCCTTCACCAAAGTGTTCACCCTGCTGGCTCTGTTCTCCATCCTTATTCATGCCTGGATTGGCATGTGGCAGGTGTTGACCGATTACGTTAAACCGCTGGCTATTCGCTTGCCGCTGCAACTCCTGATTGTTGTCGCTCTGGTGGTTTACGTTATTTATGGATTTGTTGTGGTGTGGGGTGTGTGA
- a CDS encoding citrate synthase, whose translation MADTKAKLTLNGDTAIELDVLKGTLGQDVIDIRTLGSKGVFTFDPGFTSTASCESKITYIDGDEGILLHRGFPIDQLATESNYLEVCYILLNGEKPTQEQYDEFRTTVTRHTMIHEQITRLFHAFRRDSHPMAVMCGITGALAAFYHDSLDVNNPRHRDIAAFRLLSKMPTMAAMCYKYSIGQPFVYPRNDLSYSGNFLNMMFSTPCETYEVNPVLERAMDRILILHADHEQNASTSTVRTAGSSGANPFACIAAGIASLWGPAHGGANEAALKMLEEISSVEHIPEFVRRAKDKNDSFRLMGFGHRVYKNYDPRATVMRETCHEVLKELGTKDDLLEVAMELEHIALNDPYFIEKKLYPNVDFYSGIILKAMGIPSSMFTVIFAMARTVGWIAHWNEMHSEGMKIARPRQLYTGYDQRDFKSDVKKK comes from the coding sequence ATGGCTGATACAAAGGCAAAGCTCACCCTAAACGGTGACACTGCTATTGAACTGGATGTGCTAAAAGGCACGCTCGGTCAGGATGTTATTGATATCCGTACTCTGGGTTCTAAAGGGGTATTTACCTTTGACCCTGGCTTCACCTCCACCGCATCTTGCGAATCCAAAATCACCTATATCGACGGTGACGAAGGTATCCTGCTCCACCGCGGTTTCCCCATCGATCAGTTAGCCACCGAATCCAACTATCTGGAAGTGTGCTACATCCTGCTGAACGGCGAAAAACCGACGCAGGAACAGTACGATGAATTCAGAACCACCGTCACCCGCCACACCATGATTCATGAGCAGATTACCCGTCTGTTCCATGCATTCCGTCGTGATTCGCATCCGATGGCCGTGATGTGTGGGATTACCGGTGCGCTGGCGGCGTTCTACCACGACTCCCTGGACGTGAATAACCCACGCCATCGCGATATCGCGGCATTCCGTCTGCTGTCCAAAATGCCAACCATGGCGGCGATGTGTTACAAATATTCCATCGGTCAGCCATTTGTTTACCCGCGTAACGACCTCTCCTATTCAGGCAACTTCCTGAACATGATGTTCTCCACACCGTGCGAAACCTACGAGGTGAACCCGGTGCTTGAGCGCGCAATGGACCGTATTCTGATCCTGCACGCTGACCACGAACAGAACGCATCGACCTCTACCGTCCGTACCGCAGGCTCTTCAGGCGCGAACCCGTTCGCCTGTATCGCTGCCGGTATCGCCTCCCTGTGGGGACCGGCGCACGGTGGCGCGAACGAAGCGGCACTGAAGATGCTGGAAGAGATCAGCTCCGTTGAGCACATTCCTGAGTTCGTGCGTCGTGCGAAAGACAAAAACGACTCCTTCCGCCTGATGGGCTTCGGTCACCGTGTTTACAAAAACTATGACCCACGCGCGACCGTCATGCGTGAAACCTGCCACGAAGTGCTGAAAGAGCTGGGTACTAAAGATGATCTGCTGGAAGTGGCGATGGAGCTGGAACATATCGCGCTGAACGACCCGTACTTCATCGAGAAGAAACTGTACCCGAACGTCGATTTCTACTCTGGCATTATTCTGAAAGCGATGGGCATTCCGTCTTCCATGTTCACCGTGATCTTCGCGATGGCGCGTACCGTCGGCTGGATTGCCCACTGGAACGAAATGCACAGCGAAGGCATGAAAATCGCGCGTCCGCGTCAGCTGTATACCGGCTACGACCAGCGTGATTTTAAGTCTGATGTGAAGAAGAAGTAA
- the pxpA gene encoding 5-oxoprolinase subunit PxpA, with amino-acid sequence MVVDLNADLGEGCGSDAELLTLVSSANIACGFHAGDAQTMRESVREALKNGVAIGAHPSFPDRENFGRTAMNLPPETVYAQMLYQIGALAAIARAEGGQLRHVKPHGMLYNQAAKDAQLADAIARAVHDVDSGLILVGLAGSELIRVGERYGLATREEVFADRGYRADGSLVPRSEPGALIADEEQALAQTLEMVQRSQVKSISGEWATVHAQTVCLHGDGEHALEFARRLRKEFELNNIKISA; translated from the coding sequence ATCGTCGTTGATTTAAATGCGGATCTGGGCGAAGGCTGCGGGAGCGACGCCGAGTTACTGACGCTGGTCTCGTCGGCGAATATCGCCTGCGGATTTCACGCCGGGGATGCGCAGACCATGCGCGAGAGCGTGCGCGAGGCGTTAAAAAACGGCGTGGCGATTGGCGCGCATCCGAGCTTTCCCGACCGGGAGAACTTCGGGCGCACGGCCATGAACCTGCCGCCGGAGACGGTCTACGCCCAGATGCTGTACCAGATTGGTGCGCTGGCGGCGATTGCCCGCGCCGAAGGGGGGCAACTGCGACACGTGAAACCCCACGGAATGCTCTACAACCAGGCGGCAAAAGACGCGCAGCTGGCTGACGCGATTGCCCGCGCGGTGCATGACGTCGACAGCGGCCTGATTCTGGTCGGGCTGGCGGGAAGCGAACTGATCCGCGTCGGAGAGCGTTACGGACTCGCTACCCGCGAAGAGGTGTTTGCCGATCGCGGCTATCGCGCCGACGGCAGTCTGGTTCCGCGAAGCGAGCCGGGGGCGCTGATTGCCGATGAAGAGCAGGCGCTGGCGCAAACTCTGGAGATGGTCCAGCGCAGCCAGGTGAAAAGCATCAGCGGCGAATGGGCCACCGTACATGCGCAGACCGTTTGCCTGCACGGCGACGGGGAACACGCCCTGGAATTTGCTCGTCGCTTGCGCAAAGAATTTGAGTTAAATAATATAAAAATCAGTGCATAA
- the pcp gene encoding pyroglutamyl-peptidase I: MRYVLVTGFEPFGGETVNPSWEVVSQLEGSIIDRCRVVTRQLPCVFGESLSVLNAAIDELNPAVVIAVGQAGGRVDVTIERVAINVDDARIPDNRGQQPIDVPIVPGGPAAWFTRLPIKATVAAMRESGIPASVSQTAGTFVCNHVMYGLLHKISDSAEVKGGFIHIPYLPEQAAAHPGAPSMAAQTVKAALIVAIEVALRQTDDVKIVGGATH, encoded by the coding sequence ATGCGTTATGTATTAGTCACCGGTTTTGAGCCCTTTGGCGGCGAGACCGTTAACCCTTCCTGGGAAGTGGTCAGCCAGCTTGAGGGAAGTATTATCGACCGCTGTCGCGTGGTGACGCGCCAGCTTCCCTGCGTGTTTGGCGAGTCCTTAAGCGTGCTAAACGCGGCGATCGATGAACTGAATCCGGCGGTGGTGATTGCCGTTGGACAGGCGGGCGGGCGCGTGGATGTCACCATCGAGCGTGTTGCCATCAACGTGGACGATGCGCGGATCCCGGATAATCGCGGCCAGCAGCCGATTGATGTGCCCATTGTACCGGGCGGTCCGGCGGCGTGGTTTACCCGGCTTCCGATCAAGGCGACGGTGGCGGCGATGCGCGAGAGCGGCATTCCGGCGTCTGTTTCCCAGACGGCGGGAACCTTCGTCTGCAACCACGTGATGTACGGATTGCTGCATAAAATCAGCGACAGCGCGGAGGTGAAGGGCGGGTTTATCCATATCCCTTACCTGCCGGAACAGGCCGCAGCCCATCCGGGCGCACCGAGCATGGCGGCGCAGACGGTGAAAGCGGCGCTGATCGTGGCGATTGAAGTGGCGCTGCGCCAGACGGATGACGTCAAAATCGTGGGCGGCGCGACGCACTAA
- the nei gene encoding endonuclease VIII: protein MPEGPEIRRAADSLEAAIKGKPLTDAWFAFPQLKPYEAQLIGQSVTHIETRGKALLTHFTHNLTLYSHNQLYGVWRVINVGEQLQTNRVLRVRLQTAEKAILLYSASDIEMLTPEQLLTHPFLQRVGPDVLDLRLTADEVKARLLSPAFRNRQFSGLLLDQAFLAGLGNYLRVEILWEVGLAGQCKASQLNEVQLDALSHALLDIPRLSYNTRGVVDENKHHGALFRFKVFHREGKPCERCGGAIERTMLSSRPFYWCPQCQK from the coding sequence ATGCCAGAAGGTCCGGAGATCCGCCGCGCGGCGGATAGCCTGGAGGCGGCGATAAAGGGCAAACCACTCACCGATGCGTGGTTTGCTTTCCCTCAGTTAAAACCCTATGAAGCTCAGCTTATCGGGCAAAGCGTGACCCATATCGAGACGCGCGGCAAAGCCCTGCTGACACATTTCACCCATAACCTGACGTTATATAGCCATAATCAGCTTTATGGCGTCTGGCGGGTGATTAATGTGGGTGAGCAGTTACAAACCAACCGGGTGTTGCGCGTCAGATTGCAGACGGCGGAGAAGGCCATTTTGCTCTACAGCGCCTCGGATATTGAGATGTTAACGCCGGAGCAACTGCTCACTCACCCGTTCCTGCAGCGGGTGGGGCCGGATGTGCTGGATTTGCGTCTGACGGCAGACGAGGTGAAAGCCCGGCTGTTGTCGCCCGCGTTTCGCAATCGCCAGTTTTCCGGGCTGCTGCTCGACCAGGCGTTTCTCGCCGGGTTAGGCAACTATTTGCGCGTCGAAATTCTGTGGGAAGTGGGTCTGGCAGGACAATGTAAGGCGTCTCAGCTCAATGAGGTTCAGCTTGATGCCCTGTCTCACGCGCTGCTGGATATTCCTCGTCTCTCCTACAACACGCGCGGCGTGGTCGATGAGAATAAACATCACGGGGCGTTGTTCCGTTTTAAGGTGTTTCATCGCGAAGGGAAGCCGTGCGAGCGGTGTGGCGGGGCGATTGAGCGAACGATGTTATCGTCGCGGCCATTCTATTGGTGCCCGCAGTGCCAGAAGTAA
- a CDS encoding DUF979 domain-containing protein — protein sequence MNFQQSYLYWLAGLVLLIVAVMSFRDKANPRRITTGLFWGVYGLIFLLGDWTYQLVGDKRTVHIAVGVAVVGLALIAGFGGVKLGSYHQRKPEEREASAKRLGNRLFYPALAIPVVTVVGVLMFNHVPGLQEGLFGPGNHSTLVTLFSMTVGSLIGLAMAVKMTHEKVHQPLQEARRLLDSIGWAFILPQILATLGLLFTAAGVGDGISWLTKTYLAVDSRFIAVAVYAIGMALLTMVMGNAFAAFPIVTAGIGIPILVLQHGGNPAVMAAIGMFSGYCGTLMTPMAANFNIVPAALLELPDKNAVIKAQVPTGVLLLIANVFLLYFLMFL from the coding sequence ATGAATTTCCAGCAAAGCTATCTCTACTGGCTGGCAGGGCTGGTCCTGCTGATCGTTGCGGTGATGTCATTTCGCGATAAAGCCAACCCCAGACGCATCACTACCGGCCTGTTCTGGGGCGTCTACGGCCTGATTTTCCTCCTCGGTGACTGGACCTATCAGCTGGTGGGCGATAAACGCACGGTGCATATCGCCGTCGGCGTGGCCGTTGTCGGCCTGGCGCTGATCGCCGGTTTTGGCGGCGTGAAGCTCGGCAGCTATCACCAGCGTAAACCCGAAGAGCGGGAGGCCAGCGCGAAGCGGCTCGGCAACCGACTGTTCTATCCGGCGCTCGCCATTCCGGTGGTGACGGTGGTGGGCGTGCTGATGTTCAACCATGTGCCAGGACTGCAGGAAGGTCTGTTTGGGCCGGGGAATCACTCGACGCTGGTGACGCTCTTCTCCATGACCGTCGGGTCGCTGATTGGCCTGGCGATGGCGGTCAAAATGACGCACGAGAAAGTGCATCAGCCCCTGCAGGAGGCGCGCCGTCTGCTGGACTCCATCGGCTGGGCGTTTATCCTGCCGCAAATTCTCGCCACCCTGGGCCTGCTGTTTACCGCCGCGGGCGTGGGCGACGGCATCTCCTGGCTGACGAAAACCTATCTGGCTGTGGACAGCCGCTTTATCGCCGTGGCGGTGTATGCCATCGGCATGGCGCTGCTCACCATGGTGATGGGCAATGCATTCGCGGCGTTCCCGATTGTGACGGCGGGGATCGGTATTCCGATTCTGGTGCTGCAGCACGGCGGTAACCCGGCGGTAATGGCGGCGATCGGTATGTTCTCCGGCTACTGTGGCACGTTGATGACGCCGATGGCGGCGAACTTTAACATCGTGCCCGCCGCGCTGCTGGAGCTGCCGGATAAAAATGCGGTGATCAAAGCGCAGGTGCCGACCGGCGTGTTGCTCCTGATTGCCAACGTGTTCCTGCTCTATTTCCTGATGTTCCTGTAA
- the pxpC gene encoding 5-oxoprolinase subunit PxpC, with product MLKVIRAGLYTSVQDGGRTGLRQSGISYCGALDKPALQIANLLVGNEANAAALEITLGQCSFEFARDGWFALTGAGCDATLDGAAVWTGWRLQVKAGQRLTLHRPQHGMRSYLAVSGGIDVPQVMNSYSTDLKTGIGGFEGRLLKDGDNLPLGEPSRDFAEAQGVKQLLWSNRIRALPGPEYHEFDQASQDAFWRLPWQLSPQSNRMGYRLQGQQLARTTDRELVSHGLLPGVIQVPGNGQPIILMNDAQTTGGYPRIACIIEADMYHLAQIPLGQPIHFVACTLEEALEARRVQKQFIEQLAWRLNDRR from the coding sequence ATGTTGAAGGTCATTCGCGCAGGGTTATACACCTCGGTGCAGGACGGCGGTCGCACGGGGTTGCGTCAGTCCGGGATCAGCTACTGCGGCGCGCTGGACAAACCGGCGCTACAGATTGCCAACCTGCTGGTGGGCAACGAGGCCAATGCCGCGGCGCTGGAGATAACCCTCGGGCAGTGTAGTTTTGAGTTTGCCCGCGACGGCTGGTTTGCCCTGACGGGCGCAGGCTGTGACGCGACGCTGGACGGCGCGGCGGTCTGGACCGGCTGGCGCTTGCAGGTGAAAGCCGGACAGCGCCTGACGCTCCACCGCCCGCAGCACGGTATGCGCAGCTATCTGGCGGTCAGCGGAGGAATTGATGTCCCCCAGGTGATGAACTCTTACAGCACCGATCTCAAAACCGGTATTGGCGGCTTCGAAGGACGACTGCTGAAGGATGGCGACAACCTGCCGCTGGGCGAGCCGTCGCGTGACTTCGCCGAAGCCCAGGGCGTGAAACAGCTGCTGTGGAGCAACCGGATCCGCGCCCTGCCGGGGCCGGAGTATCACGAGTTTGATCAGGCCTCGCAGGATGCCTTCTGGCGTCTGCCGTGGCAGCTCAGCCCGCAGAGTAACCGCATGGGTTACCGTCTGCAGGGCCAGCAGCTGGCTCGTACCACGGATCGCGAACTGGTCTCTCATGGCCTGCTGCCGGGGGTGATCCAGGTGCCGGGCAACGGTCAGCCGATTATCCTGATGAATGATGCCCAGACCACCGGCGGCTATCCGCGCATCGCCTGCATTATTGAGGCGGACATGTACCATCTGGCGCAAATCCCGCTCGGGCAGCCGATCCATTTTGTGGCCTGTACGCTGGAAGAGGCGCTGGAGGCGCGGCGCGTGCAGAAGCAGTTCATCGAACAACTGGCATGGAGGTTGAATGATCGTCGTTGA
- the sdhC gene encoding succinate dehydrogenase cytochrome b556 subunit, translated as MWALFMIRNVKKQRPVNLDLKTIRFPVTAIASILHRVSGVITFVAVGILLWLLGTSLSSPEGFLQASAIMSSFFVKFIMWGILTALAYHVVVGVRHLMMDFGYLEETFEAGKRSANISFVITVVLSILAGVLVW; from the coding sequence ATGTGGGCGTTATTCATGATAAGAAATGTGAAAAAACAAAGACCTGTCAATCTGGATCTCAAAACGATCCGATTCCCCGTAACGGCAATAGCGTCCATTCTCCACCGTGTCTCCGGTGTGATTACGTTCGTGGCAGTGGGTATTCTGCTGTGGTTACTGGGGACCAGCCTCTCTTCTCCTGAAGGATTCCTCCAGGCCTCTGCCATTATGAGCAGCTTCTTCGTGAAATTTATCATGTGGGGCATTCTCACCGCGCTGGCATACCACGTTGTGGTTGGCGTTCGCCATCTGATGATGGACTTTGGCTATCTGGAAGAGACTTTTGAAGCAGGGAAACGCTCTGCCAATATTTCCTTTGTGATTACAGTCGTGCTCTCAATTCTTGCAGGAGTCCTCGTATGGTAA